A genomic segment from Actinoplanes sichuanensis encodes:
- the frc gene encoding formyl-CoA transferase translates to MGKALEGVRVLDMTHVQSGPSSTQLLAWLGADVIKLEAPGQGDITRSQLRDIPGVDSLYFTMLNANKRSITLNMKHPEGKEIFTKLVSGVDILVENFGPGVVERFGFPWERLQEINPGLVYASIKGFGPGRYADFKAYEVIAQAMGGAMSTTGFEDGPPTATGAQIGDSGTGIHLVAGILAALYQRTRTGRGQRVQVAMQDAVLNLCRVKLRDQQRLAHGPLGEYPNENFGDAVPRSGNASGGGQPGWAVRCAPGGPNDYIYVIIQPVGWKPICDLIGRPELAEDPAWSTPQARLHKLDKAFALIEEWTERHTKQEVMERLNACNVPCGPVLSTAELIEDETLAALGSVVEVDHPERGPFKTVGNPIKLSDSTVEIERSPLLGEHTEQVLGELGFTEQGIGDLRAAGVI, encoded by the coding sequence ATGGGCAAGGCACTTGAGGGCGTTCGGGTCCTCGACATGACACATGTGCAGTCCGGTCCCTCGTCCACGCAGCTGCTCGCGTGGCTGGGCGCCGACGTCATCAAACTGGAGGCCCCGGGGCAGGGCGACATCACCCGCTCCCAGCTGCGGGACATCCCCGGAGTGGACAGCCTCTACTTCACGATGCTGAACGCCAACAAGCGCAGCATCACCCTCAACATGAAGCACCCGGAGGGCAAGGAGATCTTCACCAAGCTGGTGTCCGGCGTGGACATCCTGGTGGAGAATTTCGGGCCGGGCGTCGTCGAACGCTTCGGCTTCCCCTGGGAGCGACTGCAGGAGATCAACCCCGGGCTGGTGTACGCCTCCATCAAGGGCTTCGGACCGGGTCGATACGCCGACTTCAAGGCGTACGAGGTGATCGCCCAGGCGATGGGCGGGGCGATGAGCACCACCGGATTCGAGGACGGCCCGCCGACCGCGACCGGCGCCCAGATCGGTGACTCCGGCACCGGCATCCACCTGGTCGCCGGCATCCTGGCCGCGCTCTACCAGCGCACCCGCACCGGCCGCGGCCAGCGCGTCCAGGTCGCCATGCAGGACGCCGTGCTCAACCTGTGCCGGGTCAAGCTGCGCGACCAGCAGCGGCTCGCGCACGGGCCGCTGGGGGAGTACCCCAACGAGAACTTCGGCGACGCGGTGCCCCGCTCCGGTAACGCCTCCGGCGGCGGCCAGCCCGGCTGGGCGGTGCGCTGTGCTCCGGGCGGGCCCAACGACTACATCTACGTGATCATCCAGCCGGTCGGCTGGAAGCCGATCTGTGACCTGATCGGCCGACCCGAGCTGGCCGAGGACCCGGCCTGGAGCACCCCGCAGGCCCGCCTGCACAAACTCGACAAGGCGTTCGCGCTGATCGAGGAGTGGACCGAGCGGCACACCAAGCAGGAGGTCATGGAGCGGCTCAACGCCTGCAACGTCCCGTGTGGGCCGGTCCTGTCGACGGCCGAGCTGATCGAGGACGAGACCCTGGCCGCGTTGGGCTCGGTGGTCGAGGTCGACCACCCGGAGCGGGGCCCGTTCAAGACCGTCGGCAACCCGATCAAACTGTCCGATTCGACGGTCGAGATCGAGCGTTCGCCGCTGCTCGGCGAGCACACCGAGCAGGTCCTCGGCGAGCTCGGCTTCACCGAGCAGGGGATCGGCGACCTGCGGGCCGCCGGCGTCATCTGA
- a CDS encoding acetate--CoA ligase family protein, giving the protein MSKYDREAVRRVLDRADAEGRNALTAPEGRLVVEAYGIATPGEGLAGSADEAVALAEKIGLPVVLKIVSPDILHKTEAGGVLVGLGSATEVAAGYDTIIANAQAYDADARIVGVQVQQQLSTGHEVIVGTVTDPTFGKIVAFGLGGVLVEVLKDVTFRLAPADHATALSMIDGIASAEILRGVRGAEPANREILSDLIVRLSDLVTDFPELAEVDLNPVLATAAGATAVDVRILVDPKAAERPQQFTDEEILASMNRIMRPASIAVIGASAEAGKIGNSVMKNLVNGGYQGEIYPINPKAAEILDRKAYPSISDVPGPVDVAIFAIPARFVPAALEEVGAKGVAGAIMIPSGFGEIGNHELQAEVLGIARRHGVRILGPNIYGYYYTPASMSATFCTPYDVKGGVALSSQSGGIGMAILGFSRSAQMGVSAIVGVGNKADIDEDDLLTFFESDPDTRLIAMHLEDLKDGRSFARAAKRVSATKPVLVLKAGRTDQGAKAASSHTGALAGNDKVYDDILRQSGVIRAPGLNDLLEYARGIPLLPTPQGENVVIITGAGGSGVLLSDACVDNQLTLMEIPADLDEAFRKFIPPFGAAGNPIDITGGEPPSTYRNTIALGLSDPRIHSLILGYWHTIVTPPMVFAELVVDVVEEFRAKGIDKPVVASLAGDVEVEAASEHLYRHGIVAYPYTTEKPVAVLGAKYRWARSAGLLGGRSDDR; this is encoded by the coding sequence ATGTCGAAATACGACCGTGAAGCCGTACGCCGGGTGCTCGACCGGGCCGACGCCGAGGGCCGCAACGCGCTGACCGCACCGGAGGGGCGGCTGGTGGTCGAGGCCTACGGGATCGCCACCCCCGGCGAGGGACTGGCTGGCAGCGCCGACGAGGCGGTGGCCCTGGCCGAGAAGATCGGCCTCCCGGTGGTCCTGAAGATCGTCTCACCGGACATCCTGCACAAGACCGAAGCCGGCGGAGTCCTGGTCGGGCTCGGCTCGGCGACCGAGGTGGCCGCCGGCTACGACACGATCATCGCCAACGCGCAGGCGTACGACGCCGACGCGAGGATCGTCGGGGTGCAGGTGCAGCAACAGCTCAGCACCGGCCACGAGGTGATCGTCGGCACCGTCACCGACCCGACATTCGGCAAGATCGTCGCCTTCGGACTCGGCGGCGTCCTGGTCGAGGTGCTCAAGGACGTGACCTTCCGGCTCGCCCCGGCCGACCACGCCACCGCGCTGTCGATGATCGACGGCATCGCCTCGGCCGAGATCCTGCGCGGGGTCCGGGGTGCCGAACCGGCGAACCGGGAGATCCTGTCCGACCTCATCGTCCGGCTCTCCGACCTGGTCACCGACTTCCCCGAGCTGGCCGAGGTCGACCTCAACCCGGTGCTGGCCACCGCGGCCGGCGCGACCGCGGTGGACGTCCGGATCCTGGTCGACCCGAAGGCCGCCGAGCGGCCGCAGCAGTTCACCGACGAGGAGATCCTGGCGAGCATGAACCGGATCATGCGGCCCGCCTCGATCGCCGTGATCGGAGCGTCCGCCGAGGCCGGCAAGATCGGCAACTCGGTGATGAAGAACCTGGTCAACGGCGGCTACCAGGGCGAGATCTACCCGATCAACCCGAAGGCCGCCGAGATCCTGGACCGCAAGGCGTACCCGAGCATCTCCGACGTGCCCGGCCCGGTCGACGTCGCGATCTTCGCGATCCCGGCCAGGTTCGTACCGGCCGCGCTGGAGGAGGTCGGTGCCAAGGGCGTGGCCGGCGCCATCATGATCCCCTCCGGTTTCGGCGAGATCGGCAACCACGAGTTGCAGGCCGAGGTCCTCGGGATCGCCCGCCGGCACGGCGTCCGCATCCTCGGACCGAACATCTACGGCTACTACTACACCCCGGCGAGCATGTCCGCGACGTTCTGCACCCCGTACGACGTCAAGGGCGGCGTGGCGCTCTCCTCGCAGAGCGGCGGCATCGGCATGGCCATCCTCGGCTTCAGCCGGTCCGCGCAGATGGGGGTGTCCGCGATCGTCGGCGTCGGCAACAAGGCCGACATCGACGAGGACGACCTGCTCACGTTCTTCGAGAGCGACCCCGATACCCGGCTCATCGCCATGCACCTGGAAGACCTCAAGGACGGCCGGTCGTTCGCCCGCGCCGCCAAACGGGTCTCGGCCACCAAACCGGTGCTCGTGCTCAAGGCCGGTCGCACCGACCAGGGCGCCAAGGCCGCCAGCTCGCACACCGGCGCGCTGGCCGGCAACGACAAGGTCTACGACGACATCCTGCGACAGAGCGGCGTGATCCGCGCGCCCGGTCTCAACGATCTGCTGGAGTACGCCCGCGGCATCCCGCTGCTGCCGACCCCGCAGGGCGAGAACGTCGTCATCATCACCGGCGCCGGCGGCTCCGGAGTCCTGCTCTCCGATGCGTGCGTGGACAATCAGCTCACGCTGATGGAGATCCCGGCCGACCTCGACGAGGCGTTCCGCAAGTTCATCCCGCCGTTCGGTGCCGCCGGCAACCCGATCGACATCACCGGCGGCGAACCGCCGTCGACCTACCGCAACACCATCGCGCTCGGCCTGTCCGACCCGCGCATCCACTCGCTGATCCTCGGCTATTGGCACACCATCGTCACACCGCCGATGGTCTTCGCCGAGCTGGTCGTCGACGTCGTCGAGGAGTTCCGGGCCAAGGGCATCGACAAACCCGTGGTCGCCTCCCTCGCCGGCGACGTCGAGGTCGAGGCGGCCAGCGAACACCTGTACCGGCACGGCATCGTGGCCTATCCGTACACCACGGAGAAGCCCGTCGCCGTGCTCGGCGCGAAATACCGGTGGGCACGCTCCGCCGGCCTGCTCGGCGGCCGATCGGACGACCGCTGA
- a CDS encoding Nramp family divalent metal transporter, producing MEASSSPSPNEPTSSTAPPTATATATAPDERVWRAGRLEPMPIRELPKAPPSVHLLGPTVFLVALGVGMGESYMWPRLVLIFGPEIRWLFLIGVTLQAFVMLEMARYAMATGESIFFGAARVFKPLMWFFFVTAILVYIWPGHLSTGAAAFEQVTGIPWTVTACVGLILVGVLFSLAKVIYPLLESLLGVLIGLLVVSTSIVASLVGRWADVTSTLGGMFHFGYLPDEAMSATWFPVIVGAIAFAGPSGMQQMWYTLHLRDSGAGMGSHIPQIRGLRHADEQEEMPSRGFMFDTANPEEMKKWKGWRRWVTFDALLLFWGVTMLVTVSFTVLAQTAVRVNPNVGDLIRDGDREVALTAMADAFASAGAPVLHGVFLGFIALIGLNATLGLFDSFSRGQADMTYHFVPGAKRFSMSKLYAGFLWGVITFGILILNFGPADGPGAILDVLAFLSTFAMGAYCVVLLLVNNRMLPKPIRPGIVQNVVIGFGAVFYLGMLIYSLVRFGVVI from the coding sequence ATGGAGGCTTCCAGTTCTCCCTCGCCCAACGAACCGACGAGTAGCACGGCACCACCGACCGCCACCGCCACCGCCACCGCACCGGACGAACGAGTATGGCGGGCGGGTCGGCTCGAACCGATGCCGATTCGGGAACTACCCAAGGCGCCGCCCTCGGTCCACCTGCTCGGCCCGACCGTGTTCCTCGTCGCGCTCGGCGTGGGCATGGGCGAGTCGTACATGTGGCCCCGCCTGGTCCTGATCTTCGGCCCGGAGATCAGGTGGCTGTTCCTGATCGGCGTCACCCTTCAGGCCTTCGTCATGCTGGAGATGGCCCGGTACGCGATGGCGACCGGAGAGAGCATCTTCTTCGGCGCCGCGCGGGTCTTCAAACCGCTCATGTGGTTCTTCTTCGTCACGGCGATCCTGGTCTACATCTGGCCGGGACACCTCTCCACCGGCGCCGCCGCCTTCGAACAGGTGACCGGCATACCATGGACCGTCACCGCCTGTGTCGGACTGATCCTGGTCGGTGTGCTGTTCAGCCTGGCCAAAGTGATCTACCCGCTGCTGGAGAGCCTGCTCGGTGTGCTGATCGGCCTGCTCGTGGTCAGCACCTCGATCGTCGCCTCACTGGTCGGCCGGTGGGCCGACGTCACCTCGACCCTCGGCGGCATGTTCCACTTCGGCTACCTGCCGGACGAGGCGATGTCGGCGACCTGGTTCCCGGTCATCGTCGGCGCGATCGCCTTCGCCGGACCGTCCGGCATGCAGCAGATGTGGTACACGCTGCATCTGCGTGACTCCGGCGCGGGCATGGGTTCGCACATCCCGCAGATCCGCGGGTTGCGGCACGCCGACGAGCAGGAGGAGATGCCGTCGCGGGGCTTCATGTTCGACACCGCGAACCCGGAGGAGATGAAGAAGTGGAAGGGCTGGCGGCGCTGGGTGACCTTCGACGCCCTCCTGCTCTTCTGGGGTGTCACCATGCTGGTCACGGTCTCCTTCACGGTGCTGGCCCAGACCGCCGTACGGGTCAACCCGAACGTCGGTGACCTGATCCGCGACGGCGACCGCGAGGTGGCGCTGACCGCCATGGCCGACGCCTTCGCCTCGGCGGGCGCGCCGGTACTGCACGGCGTGTTCCTCGGCTTCATCGCACTGATCGGGCTCAACGCCACGCTCGGCCTGTTCGACTCGTTCTCCCGCGGTCAGGCCGACATGACCTACCACTTCGTCCCCGGCGCCAAGCGGTTCAGCATGTCCAAGCTGTACGCCGGCTTCCTCTGGGGCGTCATCACGTTCGGCATCCTGATCCTGAACTTCGGCCCCGCCGACGGTCCGGGCGCCATCCTCGACGTGTTGGCCTTCCTGTCCACCTTCGCGATGGGCGCTTACTGCGTCGTACTGCTGCTGGTCAACAACCGGATGCTGCCCAAGCCGATCCGTCCCGGCATCGTGCAGAACGTCGTGATCGGGTTCGGTGCGGTGTTCTACCTGGGCATGCTGATCTACAGCCTGGTGCGGTTCGGCGTGGTCATCTGA
- a CDS encoding TerC family protein — translation MNLPLWVWAVTIIGFAVMIAFDFYLVARNPREPSFRECVAWVSFYVLAAVAFGFLLIGTYGAGYGGQFFAGWLTEYSLSVDNLFVFIIIMSRFAVPVKYRQKVLLIGIVLALLMRGIFIAAGASAVARFDWLFYLFGAFLIYTAVKLVGPQQEDEFSENFALRTAKRILPTTESYRGASMLVRVDGRRMVTPMLIVMVAIGTTDLLFALDSIPAIFGLTQEPYLVFTANTFALMGLRQLYFLLGGLLDRLVYLSKGLAFILAFIGVKLMLEAAHHDGVSWAPAVPITVSLGVIVGTLIITTVASLLKSRRVEKEEQPA, via the coding sequence ATGAATCTACCGCTCTGGGTATGGGCCGTGACGATCATCGGGTTCGCCGTCATGATCGCCTTCGACTTCTACCTGGTCGCCCGGAACCCGCGGGAGCCGTCCTTCCGGGAGTGCGTCGCCTGGGTGAGCTTCTACGTGCTGGCGGCGGTCGCCTTCGGGTTCCTGCTCATCGGGACCTACGGGGCCGGATACGGGGGGCAGTTCTTCGCCGGCTGGCTCACCGAGTACTCGCTCAGCGTCGACAACCTGTTCGTCTTCATCATCATCATGAGCCGGTTCGCGGTACCGGTGAAGTACCGACAGAAGGTGCTGCTCATCGGCATCGTGCTGGCGCTGCTGATGCGCGGGATCTTCATCGCCGCCGGCGCCTCGGCGGTCGCCCGGTTCGACTGGCTGTTCTATCTGTTCGGCGCGTTCCTGATCTACACCGCGGTGAAACTGGTCGGGCCGCAGCAGGAGGACGAGTTCTCGGAGAACTTCGCCCTCCGTACGGCGAAGCGGATCCTGCCGACCACCGAGTCCTACCGGGGCGCCTCGATGCTGGTCCGGGTGGACGGCCGGCGGATGGTCACGCCGATGCTGATCGTGATGGTGGCGATCGGCACCACCGACCTGCTCTTCGCGCTCGACTCGATCCCGGCGATCTTCGGGCTGACCCAGGAGCCGTATCTGGTGTTCACCGCGAACACCTTCGCGCTGATGGGCCTGCGGCAGCTCTACTTCCTGCTCGGCGGGCTGTTGGATCGGCTGGTCTACCTCAGCAAGGGCCTGGCTTTCATCCTGGCCTTCATCGGCGTGAAGCTGATGCTGGAGGCGGCGCATCACGACGGGGTGTCGTGGGCGCCGGCGGTGCCGATCACCGTCTCGCTCGGCGTGATCGTCGGCACGCTGATCATCACCACCGTCGCCAGCCTGCTGAAATCCCGCAGGGTGGAGAAGGAGGAGCAGCCGGCGTGA
- the oxc gene encoding oxalyl-CoA decarboxylase has protein sequence MTIASLRETEAGDTVGAQRLTDGIHLVVDALKLNEVEAVYGVVGIPITDLARLAQASGIRYIGFRHESAAGHAAAAAGFLTRKPGICLTVSAPGFLNGLVALANATVNCFPMVQISGSSERHLVDLQRGDYEEMDQLAAARQFAKAAYRVHRAEDIGRGVARAIRTAVSGRPGGVYLDIPAAVLGEVIDAGLGAASLWRVVDPAPRQVPEPAALDRAIELLASAQRPLVVLGKGAAYAQADDQIREFVERTGIPYLPMSMAKGLLPDDHPQSVASTRSLALRRADVVMLVGARLNWLLGHGDAPQWNPDVKFIQVDIASTELDSNQPIAAPLVGDVGSVLAALSERTGPGRITVPAPWRDELAARSADNVAKMSKRLAAAETAHPMKFLGALQAIRDVLRDNPRAYLVNEGANALDLARNTIGMQVPRHRLDSGTWGVMGIGLGFAIAAAVESGDPVVAIEGDSAFGFSGMELETICRYDLPIVTVVLNNSGVYRGDAAASESGDPAPTALQARHDLMIAAFGGRGYRATTPDEVTTALREALALGKPALIDCVIDPADGTESGNIAHLNPKGITVQR, from the coding sequence ATGACCATCGCATCACTCCGGGAAACAGAGGCCGGCGACACCGTCGGCGCGCAGAGACTCACCGACGGAATCCATCTGGTCGTCGACGCGCTCAAGCTCAACGAGGTCGAGGCCGTCTACGGGGTCGTCGGCATCCCGATCACCGACCTGGCCCGCCTGGCACAGGCGTCCGGCATCCGCTACATCGGTTTCCGGCACGAGAGCGCCGCCGGGCACGCCGCCGCGGCGGCCGGCTTCCTGACCCGCAAACCGGGCATCTGCCTGACCGTGTCCGCGCCGGGCTTCCTCAACGGACTCGTCGCGCTGGCCAACGCCACCGTCAACTGCTTCCCGATGGTGCAGATCTCCGGCTCCAGCGAGCGGCACCTGGTCGACCTCCAACGCGGCGACTACGAGGAGATGGACCAGCTGGCCGCGGCCCGACAGTTCGCCAAGGCCGCGTACCGGGTACATCGGGCCGAGGACATCGGCCGTGGCGTGGCCCGCGCGATCCGGACCGCGGTGTCCGGCCGACCCGGCGGGGTCTACCTGGACATCCCGGCCGCGGTCCTCGGTGAGGTCATCGACGCCGGCCTGGGCGCGGCGTCACTGTGGCGGGTGGTCGACCCGGCGCCACGGCAGGTGCCCGAGCCGGCCGCCCTGGACCGGGCGATCGAGCTGCTCGCGAGCGCTCAGCGGCCGCTCGTCGTGCTCGGCAAGGGCGCCGCGTACGCCCAGGCCGACGACCAGATCCGCGAGTTCGTCGAGCGCACCGGCATCCCGTACCTGCCGATGTCGATGGCGAAGGGCCTGCTGCCCGACGACCACCCGCAGTCGGTGGCCAGCACCCGGTCGCTGGCCCTGCGCCGGGCCGACGTGGTGATGCTGGTCGGCGCCCGGCTGAACTGGCTGCTCGGCCACGGCGACGCCCCGCAGTGGAACCCGGACGTCAAGTTCATCCAGGTCGACATCGCCAGCACCGAGCTGGACAGCAACCAACCCATCGCGGCGCCGCTGGTCGGCGACGTCGGCTCGGTGCTGGCGGCCCTGAGCGAGCGGACCGGACCGGGCCGGATCACGGTGCCGGCCCCGTGGCGTGACGAACTCGCGGCGCGCTCCGCGGACAACGTCGCCAAGATGTCCAAGCGCCTGGCCGCCGCCGAGACCGCACACCCGATGAAGTTCCTCGGCGCGCTGCAGGCCATCCGCGACGTCCTGCGCGACAACCCCCGGGCGTACCTGGTCAACGAGGGTGCGAACGCACTGGACCTGGCCCGCAACACGATCGGGATGCAGGTGCCCCGGCACCGGCTGGACAGCGGCACCTGGGGCGTGATGGGCATCGGCCTCGGGTTCGCGATCGCCGCCGCGGTGGAGAGCGGCGACCCGGTGGTGGCCATCGAGGGCGACAGCGCGTTCGGGTTCAGCGGCATGGAACTGGAGACGATCTGCCGCTACGACCTGCCGATCGTCACCGTCGTGCTGAACAACAGCGGCGTCTACCGCGGCGACGCGGCGGCCTCCGAGTCGGGCGATCCGGCACCGACCGCCCTGCAGGCCCGGCACGACCTGATGATCGCCGCGTTCGGCGGCCGGGGCTACCGGGCGACCACCCCCGACGAGGTCACCACGGCCCTCCGGGAGGCGCTGGCGCTCGGTAAGCCCGCGCTCATCGACTGTGTCATCGACCCCGCCGACGGCACCGAGAGCGGCAACATCGCGCACCTCAACCCGAAGGGGATCACCGTCCAGCGGTGA
- a CDS encoding GntR family transcriptional regulator translates to MTDRRGATSPAGARRSLGGARAARQPLERPAPLRQAVYDALAEMIINRELQPGEHLVENELAAHLGVSRQPVREALQRLHNEGWVDLRPALGAFVHVPTEEEADQLLSTRTLLEAESARLAAKNATPEQVERLRELQRAGEQALSEDSQVALVEANAALHAHLVDMSGNKVLAQLIAMVDRRTRWYYSPIARTRGREAWDEHAALIETIAEGNSRRAGELMRKHTERTRESYHQRRKESGSPNSLT, encoded by the coding sequence ATGACCGATCGGAGAGGCGCGACCTCGCCAGCCGGCGCGCGACGTTCACTGGGTGGGGCCCGGGCCGCACGTCAGCCCCTGGAGCGGCCGGCCCCGCTGCGCCAGGCGGTCTACGACGCCCTGGCCGAGATGATCATCAATCGTGAGCTGCAACCCGGTGAGCACCTGGTCGAGAACGAGCTGGCCGCCCACCTCGGGGTGAGCCGACAGCCGGTCCGCGAGGCCCTCCAGCGGCTGCACAACGAGGGCTGGGTCGACCTGCGGCCCGCGCTCGGCGCCTTCGTCCACGTGCCCACCGAGGAGGAGGCCGACCAGCTGCTCAGCACCCGCACCCTGCTGGAGGCGGAGTCGGCACGGCTGGCCGCGAAGAACGCGACGCCCGAGCAGGTCGAGCGGCTCCGCGAGCTGCAGCGGGCCGGCGAGCAGGCGCTCAGCGAGGACAGCCAGGTGGCGCTGGTCGAGGCGAATGCGGCGTTGCACGCGCACCTGGTCGACATGTCCGGCAACAAGGTGCTGGCCCAACTGATCGCGATGGTCGACCGCCGCACGCGGTGGTATTACTCGCCGATCGCCCGGACCCGGGGCCGCGAGGCGTGGGATGAGCACGCCGCCCTGATCGAGACGATCGCCGAGGGCAACAGCCGGCGGGCCGGTGAGCTGATGCGCAAGCACACCGAGCGCACCCGCGAGTCGTACCACCAGAGGCGTAAGGAGTCCGGTTCACCGAATTCCTTAACCTGA
- the gcl gene encoding glyoxylate carboligase produces the protein MPKIPCMDAVVAVLASEGVDIAFGCPGAAILPLYAALRRSQIKHLIVRHEEGATHMADGWARTNGRVGVAIGTSGPAGTNMITGLYTAHADSIPMLCITGQAPTTKLHQEAFQAVDIVEIAKPVTKWAVQVKEAAQAPWIFREAFRIARSGRPGPVLIDLPVDVARQEIEWDASIDAPLPVPVVEPHPPRVERALDMLLAAERPLILAGGGVIIDEAGGLLREVAEALDIPVQVTLMGKGALPEDHDLFAGMTGIQTTQRWGNASFLESDLVLAVGARFGDRHTGDLETYRGDRRFIHVDIEPTQLGRVFGPDLGIVSAAGPFLAALLDAARRRGTTRDRGAWVCTVRGLRETLGRRDDFDSVPIKAPRVFREINEFFGPDTYFVTAIGLYQIWSGQFQRVFKPRHYQVCGQAGPLGWEIPAAIGVKSARPDAEVVGVVGDYSFQFLVEELAVAAQYDIPFVLIMLNNEYLGLIRQAEIGYDMNYEVDIHYDRYGTDNVKIMEAYGCAGRRVHEPGEIADALAWATKEARRTSRPVLVEVMIEREANTAHGLSIAAVKEFE, from the coding sequence ATGCCGAAGATCCCCTGTATGGACGCGGTCGTCGCGGTGCTCGCCTCGGAGGGGGTCGACATCGCGTTCGGCTGCCCGGGCGCCGCCATCCTTCCGCTCTACGCGGCGCTGCGGCGCAGCCAGATCAAACACCTGATCGTCCGGCACGAGGAGGGCGCCACCCACATGGCCGACGGCTGGGCCCGTACCAACGGCCGGGTCGGCGTGGCCATCGGCACCTCCGGGCCGGCCGGCACCAACATGATCACCGGCCTGTACACCGCACACGCCGACTCCATCCCGATGCTCTGCATCACCGGTCAGGCGCCCACCACCAAGCTGCACCAGGAGGCGTTCCAGGCGGTGGACATCGTCGAGATCGCCAAGCCGGTCACCAAGTGGGCGGTCCAGGTCAAGGAGGCGGCCCAGGCGCCGTGGATCTTCCGGGAGGCGTTCCGGATCGCCCGCTCCGGACGACCCGGGCCGGTGCTGATCGACTTGCCGGTCGACGTGGCCCGGCAGGAGATCGAATGGGACGCCTCGATCGACGCGCCGCTGCCGGTGCCGGTGGTCGAGCCGCATCCACCCCGCGTGGAACGGGCCCTCGACATGCTGCTGGCCGCCGAGCGCCCGCTGATCCTGGCCGGCGGCGGGGTCATCATCGACGAGGCCGGCGGGCTGTTGCGGGAGGTCGCCGAGGCCCTGGACATCCCGGTGCAGGTGACCCTGATGGGCAAGGGCGCACTGCCCGAGGATCACGATCTGTTCGCCGGGATGACCGGCATCCAGACCACCCAGCGGTGGGGCAACGCCTCCTTCCTGGAGTCCGACCTGGTACTCGCGGTGGGCGCCCGCTTCGGGGACCGGCACACCGGCGATCTGGAGACCTATCGCGGCGACCGGCGGTTCATCCACGTCGACATCGAGCCGACCCAGCTCGGTAGGGTGTTCGGGCCGGACCTCGGCATCGTGTCGGCGGCCGGGCCGTTCCTGGCGGCGCTGCTCGACGCGGCCCGGCGGCGTGGCACCACTCGTGACCGCGGCGCCTGGGTCTGCACGGTCCGCGGGCTGCGCGAGACGCTGGGCCGCCGGGACGACTTCGACTCGGTCCCGATCAAGGCGCCCCGGGTGTTCCGGGAGATCAACGAGTTCTTCGGGCCGGACACCTACTTCGTCACCGCGATCGGGCTGTACCAGATCTGGTCCGGGCAGTTCCAGCGGGTGTTCAAGCCCCGGCACTATCAGGTCTGCGGCCAGGCCGGGCCACTCGGCTGGGAGATCCCGGCCGCGATCGGGGTCAAGTCGGCGCGGCCGGACGCCGAGGTGGTCGGTGTGGTCGGTGACTATTCGTTCCAGTTCCTGGTCGAGGAGCTGGCCGTCGCGGCCCAGTACGACATCCCCTTCGTGCTGATCATGTTGAACAACGAGTACCTCGGGCTGATCCGCCAGGCGGAGATCGGCTACGACATGAACTACGAGGTGGACATCCACTACGACCGATACGGCACGGACAACGTCAAGATCATGGAGGCGTACGGGTGTGCCGGCCGCCGGGTGCACGAACCGGGCGAGATCGCCGACGCCCTCGCCTGGGCCACCAAGGAGGCCCGTCGGACCAGCCGGCCGGTGCTGGTCGAGGTGATGATCGAGCGGGAGGCGAACACCGCGCACGGCCTGTCCATAGCCGCGGTGAAAGAGTTCGAGTAG